From a single Lolium rigidum isolate FL_2022 chromosome 7, APGP_CSIRO_Lrig_0.1, whole genome shotgun sequence genomic region:
- the LOC124678250 gene encoding G-type lectin S-receptor-like serine/threonine-protein kinase B120, with protein sequence MPRATSKALALLIFLLYVGVHVDAATTTLSQGQSLVGNATLYSSNGAFLLSFFTPRGGDGSRMYLGVQYAKAVEQTVQWVANRDAPVSAAASSYSATLTESGEFQVLEGQRVVWRTRTSSSAGNFTLTIEDNGNLVVNGGSDAQAVQLWQSFDHPTDTFVPGMSITLERQNDDVVAQTLFKSWRSPDDPAPGNFTLGQDPLGSAQLYIWRSGQDGGENTTFWRSGQWANNNFVGIPWRALNLYGFQLSGDPSKSNGVMSYTFNTFNSSLYRFVLQPNGTETSFMLLDATGDWEVVWSQPSIPCHDYNVCGQNAQCSSGDHGQAVCTCLQGFEQKSEGVGCVRSAQLTCSERNVSMSSGDDFAELSGVKLPNYAAWEWTVSSADSCRQWCLDNCTCDAYSYSSGTGCLIWSQELVDIYRFPTGPGPGEGYDLYIKVPASLLDSGSKRKRWTKVIVSVVIVVAFVLAACGFLLWKCSRRIRDKFGVGGGKRKKGASLMLHSGREAKKEFSGPSQPDHEDAENSELPLFALETLAVATGGFSESNKLGEGGFGLVYKGTLPGGEEVAVKRLSKSSGQGCEEFKNEVILISKLQHRNLVRILGCCIQGDEKMLVYEYMPNKSLDAILFDPARRGLLDWKTRLHIIEGIARGLLYLHRDSRLRVVHRDLKASNILLDRDMNPKISDFGMARIFGGDQNQENTNRVVGTLGYMSPEYAMEGLFSVRSDMYSFGILILEIITGQKNSSFHHMEGSLNIVGYAWQMWNADKGEQLIDPLIRASSSASASREALRCIHMALLCVQDHAGDRPDIPYVVLALGSDSSLLPMPRPPTFTLQCTSSDRDTFRERGDESYSASDLTVTMLQGR encoded by the exons ATGCCTCGTGCTACTTCTAAAGCTCTCGCGTTGCTGATCTTCCTCCTCTATGTGGGCGTCCATGTCGACGCTGCCACGACGACGCTGTCGCAAGGTCAGTCGCTGGTGGGCAACGCGACCCTCTATTCGTCCAACGGCGCATTCCTCCTCTCTTTCTTCACGCCTCGCGGCGGCGACGGGTCGCGGATGTACCTCGGGGTCCAGTACGCCAAAGCCGTGGAGCAGACGGTGCAGTGGGTGGCCAACCGCGACGCACCGGTGAGCGCGGCGGCGTCGTCATACTCCGCCACCCTGACGGAATCCGGCGAGTTCCAGGTGCTAGAGGGGCAGCGCGTCGTGTGGCGGACGAGAACTTCCTCGTCGGCGGGGAACTTTACGCTCACCATCGAGGACAACGGGAACCTCGTGGTAAATGGCGGCAGCGACGCGCAGGCGGTACAGCTGTGGCAGAGCTTCGACCACCCGACCGACACCTTCGTCCCCGGGATGAGCATCACGCTGGAGCGGCAGAACGACGACGTGGTCGCTCAGACGCTGTTCAAGTCGTGGAGGAGCCCCGACGACCCGGCCCCCGGCAACTTCACGCTCGGGCAGGACCCGCTCGGGTCGGCGCAGCTCTACATATGGCGCAGCGGCCAGGACGGCGGCGAGAACACCACGTTCTGGAGGTCCGGGCAATGGGCGAACAACAACTTCGTGGGCATCCCGTGGCGGGCGCTGAACCTGTACGGGTTCCAGCTCTCCGGTGACCCGTCCAAGAGCAACGGCGTCATGTCCTACACCTTCAACACCTTCAACTCCTCGCTCTACAGGTTCGTGCTCCAGCCCAACGGCACCGAGACCTCCTTCATGCTCCTCGACGCCACAGGCGACTGGGAGGTGGTCTGGTCGCAGCCCAGCATCCCGTGCCACGACTACAACGTATGCGGCCAGAACGCCCAGTGCTCCTCCGGCGATCATGGCCAGGCCGTCTGCACCTGCCTCCAAG GCTTTGAGCAGAAATCCGAAGGGGTGGGGTGCGTGAGGAGCGCCCAGCTGACGTGCAGCGAGAGGAATGTCAGCATGAGCAGCGGCGACGACTTCGCCGAGCTCTCCGGCGTGAAGCTGCCCAACTACGCCGCGTGGGAATGGACGGTGAGCAGCGCCGACTCGTGCCGGCAGTGGTGCTTGGACAACTGCACGTGCGACGCGTACAGCTACAGCAGCGGCACCGGGTGCTTGATTTGGAGCCAGGAGCTGGTGGACATCTACCGGTTCCCCACCGGCCCTGGACCTGGAGAAGGGTATGACCTCTACATCAAGGTCCCTGCTTCTCTATTAG ATTCAGGCTCCAAACGGAAGCGATGGACGAAGGTTATTGTTAGCGTAGTGATCGTCGTGGCATTTGTACTGGCAGCGTGCGGCTTCCTTCTATGGAAATGCAGCAGAAGAATCAGAG ACAAATTTGGTGTTGGCGGCGGTAAAAGGAAGAAGGGAGCCTCGTTGATGCTGCATTCTGGCAGGGAAGCCAAGAAGGAATTCTCAGGGCCTAGTCAGCCAGACCACGAGGATGCGGAGAACAGCGAGCTGCCGCTGTTCGCCCTGGAGACCTTGGCGGTGGCCACCGGCGGCTTCAGTGAGTCCAACAAGCTTGGGGAGGGAGGGTTCGGTCTTGTCTACAAGGGGACGCTtcccggcggcgaggaggtggcgGTGAAGAGGCTGTCGAAGAGCTCCGGGCAGGGGTGCGAGGAGTTCAAGAACGAGGTGATACTCATCTCCAAGCTGCAGCACCGCAACCTGGTCAGGATCCTGGGGTGCTGCATCCAGGGGGACGAGAAGATGCTGGTGTACGAGTACATGCCCAACAAGAGCCTCGATGCCATCCTCTTCG ACCCGGCTAGGCGAGGGCTCCTGGACTGGAAGACAAGGCTGCACATCATCGAAGGGATCGCGCGGGGGCTCCTGTACCTCCATCGGGACTCGAGGCTCCGCGTCGTGCACCGCGACCTCAAGGCCAGCAATATCCTCCTGGACCGCGACATGAACCCCAAGATTTCCGACTTCGGCATGGCCAGGATCTTCGGTGGTGACCAGAACCAAGAGAACACCAACCGTGTCGTCGGCACGCT AGGCTACATGTCACCGGAGTACGCGATGGAGGGCCTCTTCTCGGTGAGGTCCGACATGTACAGCTTCGGCATCCTCATCCTGGAGATCATCACCGGCCAGAAGAACAGCAGCTTCCACCACATGGAGGGCTCGCTCAACATCGTAGGCTAC GCGTGGCAGATGTGGAACGCCGACAAGGGAGAGCAACTGATCGACCCATTGATCCGGGCGTCCAGCTCGGCCTCGGCGTCGCGCGAGGCGCTCCGGTGCATCCACATGGCGCTGCTGTGCGTGCAGGACCACGCCGGAGACCGGCCGGACATCCCCTACGTGGTGCTGGCGCTGGGAAGCGACAGCTCCCTGCTGCCGATGCCCAGGCCGCCCACCTTCACCTTGCAGTGCACATCGTCGGACAGGGACACGTTcagggagaggggcgacgagtccTACTCCGCCAGCGATCTCACTGTCACAATGCTTCAAGGGAGGTAG